A region from the Sphingomonas sp. S2-65 genome encodes:
- a CDS encoding SAM-dependent methyltransferase — translation MIANIAPVARRRRPLSVRPKQQADHLRGFPAQDSRAAGIKQALEDLHEAGRHSVRIVDLDCGAGCLLIHAARYARALGFTAVEGRGIDGVPQLIGRARAAAARLHEPAIGLSFDVEDVGMALEHEAEFPADIVLWRRSLAFEEGGMLQALRRCGRHVLIDDGACSLGTGRRG, via the coding sequence ATGATCGCGAATATAGCCCCCGTGGCGCGTCGCCGGCGCCCACTTTCCGTCCGGCCGAAGCAGCAAGCAGACCACCTTCGTGGGTTCCCTGCGCAGGACAGTCGCGCAGCGGGGATCAAACAAGCGCTTGAAGATTTGCACGAGGCAGGCCGCCACAGCGTCCGCATCGTGGACTTGGATTGCGGCGCCGGATGCCTGCTGATCCACGCCGCGAGGTACGCGCGCGCGCTGGGTTTCACGGCGGTGGAGGGCCGAGGCATCGATGGCGTGCCGCAACTGATCGGGCGCGCGCGTGCCGCCGCAGCGCGGCTCCACGAGCCGGCGATCGGCCTGAGCTTCGACGTGGAAGACGTGGGAATGGCACTGGAGCACGAAGCGGAATTTCCAGCCGACATCGTGCTCTGGCGCCGCTCCCTGGCTTTTGAAGAGGGCGGGATGCTTCAGGCGCTGCGGCGATGCGGGCGTCATGTCCTGATCGACGATGGCGCGTGCAGCCTCGGGACGGGGCGGCGCGGGTGA
- the rplK gene encoding 50S ribosomal protein L11 has protein sequence MAKKITGYIKLQVPAGAANPSPPIGPALGQRGVNIMEFCKAFNASTGDQEKGTPLPTVITVYADRSFSFETKTPPATYLLKKAANLKSGSKEPGKVSAGTIKRSAVAAVAEAKMKDLNANDIEAATKIIEGSARAMGLQVVEG, from the coding sequence ATGGCAAAAAAGATTACCGGCTATATCAAGCTGCAGGTGCCGGCCGGCGCCGCCAACCCTTCGCCCCCGATCGGCCCTGCTTTGGGTCAGCGCGGCGTGAACATCATGGAATTCTGCAAGGCGTTCAACGCGTCGACCGGTGACCAGGAAAAGGGCACGCCCCTTCCCACCGTCATCACCGTCTATGCGGACCGCTCCTTCTCGTTCGAGACCAAGACGCCCCCGGCGACGTATCTCCTGAAGAAGGCCGCCAACCTCAAGTCGGGCTCGAAGGAGCCGGGCAAGGTTTCCGCGGGCACCATCAAGCGTTCGGCCGTCGCTGCGGTTGCCGAAGCGAAGATGAAGGACCTGAACGCCAACGATATCGAGGCGGCCACGAAGATCATCGAGGGCTCGGCCCGCGCGATGGGTCTTCAGGTCGTGGAGGGCTGA
- the lysA gene encoding diaminopimelate decarboxylase → MRFFHDQSGILHAENVSLAEVAQDVGTPVYVYSAGALRAAAREFRAGLHGIARKHIAFAVKANPNVAVLHLLGNEGFGADIVSDGEMRQALAGGMRAEDMMFSGVGKTDGEMIAALDAGVGQFNLELEAEGVLLSSLAQARGKRACAVLRINPDVAAGTHPKISAGRSANKFGVPVGEAGAVYRRLAQLPGLDLRGIALHIGSQIGDLALLEDAYRAAGAFVRALRAEGHSVTHVDLGGGLGVAYHSAEHFPAPAAYGAMVQRVTRDWDVTLMFEPGRLIAAAAGVLLTRVIWVKPGAECPHVIVDAAMNDLARPALYDAYHHFAAVRPTRHQFGANVAGPVCESGDTFAKARSIDAVTRGDLAVFHTVGAYGASMASTYNSRALVPEVLVDGDRYSVVADRVEQGQALLRQHLPNWLVEHAPA, encoded by the coding sequence ATGCGCTTCTTCCACGATCAAAGCGGGATACTGCACGCCGAAAATGTGTCGCTTGCCGAGGTGGCGCAGGATGTCGGGACGCCAGTCTATGTCTATTCGGCTGGGGCGCTGCGGGCCGCTGCCCGCGAGTTCCGCGCGGGGCTGCACGGCATAGCGCGCAAGCACATCGCGTTTGCGGTCAAGGCGAACCCCAACGTCGCCGTGCTGCACCTGCTGGGCAATGAAGGCTTTGGCGCAGACATCGTGTCCGACGGCGAAATGCGTCAGGCGCTTGCCGGGGGGATGCGGGCGGAAGACATGATGTTTTCCGGAGTCGGCAAGACCGATGGCGAGATGATCGCGGCACTGGATGCCGGAGTCGGGCAGTTCAATCTGGAGCTCGAAGCGGAAGGCGTGCTTCTCTCGTCGCTGGCACAGGCGCGGGGAAAGCGCGCTTGTGCCGTGTTGCGGATCAATCCCGACGTAGCGGCAGGCACGCACCCGAAGATATCGGCCGGCCGGAGCGCCAACAAATTCGGGGTACCGGTCGGCGAGGCAGGCGCCGTGTATCGCCGCCTGGCGCAGTTGCCTGGGCTGGATCTTCGAGGGATAGCGCTCCACATCGGCAGCCAGATCGGCGATCTCGCCCTGCTGGAAGATGCCTATCGAGCGGCTGGCGCCTTTGTACGCGCGTTGCGTGCGGAAGGTCATTCCGTCACCCATGTCGACCTTGGCGGCGGGCTGGGCGTGGCGTATCACAGCGCCGAACACTTTCCGGCACCGGCAGCCTATGGCGCGATGGTTCAGCGGGTGACCCGAGATTGGGACGTCACCTTGATGTTCGAGCCGGGCCGGCTGATCGCGGCAGCCGCCGGCGTGCTCCTCACCCGCGTGATTTGGGTGAAGCCGGGCGCCGAGTGCCCGCATGTCATCGTCGATGCCGCGATGAACGATCTCGCCCGGCCGGCCCTCTACGATGCCTATCACCATTTCGCCGCCGTGCGGCCGACCCGTCACCAGTTCGGCGCGAATGTCGCAGGGCCCGTGTGCGAAAGCGGCGACACCTTCGCCAAGGCGCGGTCGATCGATGCCGTGACGCGCGGTGACCTGGCGGTTTTCCATACTGTGGGTGCCTACGGAGCCTCAATGGCTTCGACCTATAACAGCCGCGCACTGGTGCCCGAGGTGCTTGTCGACGGAGACAGGTACAGCGTGGTCGCGGATCGCGTGGAGCAGGGCCAGGCATTGCTGCGTCAGCACTTGCCGAATTGGCTTGTGGAACACGCGCCCGCCTGA
- a CDS encoding YqaA family protein, whose translation MFRALYDWVLRLAHHRHAMRSLAAVSFAESSFFPIPPDVMMVPMVLARRDQAYRIAAVCTIASVIGGMFGYAIGYFLLESVGQWVINLYHMQDKVGQFQAMYGQYGAAIILLKGLTPIPFKLVTIASGIAKFNFPLFVILAAITRGARFFIIAALLKRFGEPVQAFIEKRLNYFAWGFLILLVGGFAALAFL comes from the coding sequence ATGTTCCGCGCCTTGTACGACTGGGTCCTGCGCTTGGCGCATCATCGCCATGCCATGCGCAGCCTTGCCGCGGTGTCGTTCGCGGAAAGCAGCTTCTTCCCCATCCCGCCAGACGTGATGATGGTGCCGATGGTGCTCGCGCGCCGCGACCAGGCGTACCGCATCGCTGCGGTGTGCACGATCGCATCGGTGATCGGCGGCATGTTCGGCTACGCGATCGGCTATTTCCTGCTGGAAAGCGTCGGCCAGTGGGTCATCAACCTCTACCATATGCAGGACAAAGTCGGTCAGTTTCAGGCGATGTATGGCCAATATGGCGCGGCCATCATCCTGCTGAAGGGGCTGACGCCGATCCCGTTCAAGCTGGTGACGATCGCCAGCGGAATCGCCAAGTTCAACTTCCCGCTGTTCGTGATCCTCGCTGCCATCACTCGAGGCGCTCGCTTCTTCATCATCGCCGCGCTCCTCAAGCGGTTCGGCGAGCCGGTCCAGGCGTTCATCGAAAAGCGGCTGAACTATTTTGCATGGGGGTTCCTGATCCTCCTCGTCGGCGGGTTTGCGGCGCTGGCCTTTCTCTGA
- a CDS encoding fatty acyl-AMP ligase: MDLDVKVSLESQAAAAMLAPTATEDALPRRFADFDTLGAALDYAASGRRGLNFHDARGNLVRPYPFSELRQDALLQAYRLIAAGVKPQDRIALVAETGAEFASLFFGVIYAGAWPVPLPLPTSFGGAQSYIDQLRVQLDSCDPSMLIYPPEIGAMCAEAAHLSDVAGIDWSEFSTRTALETALPQANSGDIAYLQYSSGSTRFPHGVAITHHALLNNLSAHSHGMQLEETDRCVSWLPWYHDMGLVGCFLSVVANQVSTDYLKTEDFARRPLAWLDLISRNTGTTLSYSPTFGYDICARRMSSQTRVSERFDLSRWRVAGNGADMIRPDVMQSFVDAFADAGFKASAFLPSYGLAEATLAVSIMPPGEGIIVELVEETQLSGGSERAGRPQRFRAIVNCGRPVKDMEVEVREEDGTPLPEKAIGKVWCRGPSVMVGYFRDPESTDACMKDGWLDTGDMGYISEGYVYIVGRAKDMIIVNGRNHWPQDIEWAVEQLPGFKQGDIAAFAITTPGGEETPAVLVQCRTSDEKERVRLRDEIRERVRSVTGMNCVIELVPPRTLPRTSSGKLSRAKARNLYLNGEIKPYDIAA, translated from the coding sequence ATGGATTTGGACGTTAAGGTATCGCTTGAGAGCCAGGCCGCGGCCGCAATGCTCGCCCCCACTGCTACTGAGGATGCTCTGCCGCGTCGTTTTGCGGACTTCGACACGCTCGGTGCGGCGCTGGACTATGCGGCCTCAGGTCGGCGCGGCCTGAACTTTCACGATGCGCGCGGCAATCTCGTGCGTCCCTACCCGTTTTCCGAGCTTCGCCAGGACGCGCTGCTCCAGGCCTATCGCCTGATCGCAGCCGGCGTGAAGCCACAGGATCGCATTGCTCTGGTGGCAGAAACGGGTGCGGAGTTCGCCTCGCTGTTCTTCGGCGTCATCTATGCCGGCGCATGGCCCGTGCCGCTTCCGCTGCCGACCAGCTTTGGGGGCGCGCAGTCCTATATCGACCAGCTGCGCGTCCAGCTCGACAGCTGCGATCCCAGCATGCTGATCTATCCGCCCGAGATCGGCGCGATGTGCGCAGAGGCTGCGCACCTGTCGGATGTCGCCGGCATCGACTGGTCGGAGTTCAGCACCCGTACCGCTTTGGAGACCGCGCTGCCCCAGGCGAACAGCGGCGACATTGCCTATCTGCAGTATTCCAGCGGTTCGACGCGCTTCCCGCATGGTGTGGCGATCACGCATCACGCGCTGCTCAACAACCTGTCGGCGCACAGCCACGGCATGCAGCTGGAGGAAACCGACCGCTGCGTCTCGTGGCTGCCATGGTACCACGACATGGGGCTGGTCGGCTGTTTCCTCTCGGTCGTCGCCAACCAGGTCTCGACCGATTACCTGAAGACCGAGGACTTCGCCCGGCGCCCGCTCGCCTGGCTCGACCTCATCAGCCGCAACACCGGCACCACGCTCTCCTACTCGCCTACCTTCGGCTACGATATCTGCGCCCGCCGGATGTCGAGCCAGACGCGTGTGTCCGAACGGTTTGACTTGTCGCGCTGGCGCGTGGCCGGCAACGGTGCGGACATGATCCGTCCCGACGTGATGCAGTCCTTCGTGGATGCGTTTGCCGATGCCGGGTTCAAGGCGAGCGCCTTCCTGCCCAGCTACGGCCTGGCCGAAGCCACCTTGGCCGTGTCGATCATGCCCCCGGGCGAAGGCATCATCGTTGAGCTGGTCGAGGAAACGCAGCTTTCCGGCGGCAGCGAGCGTGCCGGGCGGCCGCAGCGTTTCCGCGCCATCGTCAATTGCGGCAGGCCCGTGAAGGACATGGAAGTCGAAGTCCGCGAAGAGGATGGCACCCCCCTTCCGGAAAAGGCGATCGGCAAGGTCTGGTGCCGCGGCCCCTCGGTCATGGTCGGCTATTTCCGTGACCCTGAGTCGACGGACGCCTGCATGAAGGATGGTTGGCTCGATACTGGCGATATGGGCTATATCTCGGAAGGGTATGTCTACATCGTCGGCCGGGCGAAGGACATGATCATCGTCAACGGCCGGAATCATTGGCCCCAGGATATCGAATGGGCCGTGGAGCAGCTGCCCGGGTTCAAGCAGGGGGACATCGCTGCCTTTGCGATCACCACGCCCGGCGGCGAAGAGACGCCGGCGGTGCTCGTCCAGTGCCGCACCTCCGATGAAAAGGAGCGCGTCCGGCTTCGTGACGAGATCCGCGAGCGCGTCCGCTCGGTCACCGGCATGAACTGCGTCATCGAGCTCGTCCCGCCGCGTACGTTGCCCCGCACCAGCTCCGGCAAGCTCAGCCGGGCGAAGGCGCGCAACCTGTATCTGAACGGTGAGATCAAGCCCTACGACATCGCCGCCTGA
- a CDS encoding DUF485 domain-containing protein, whose translation MAPTESSLTELTDNPRYQRLVRRRGRLGWILTALMLVTYFGFILLVAFAKPLLAQPIAGGATTLGIPLGLGVILVALALTGFYVRRANTEFDPEVAALGREVRP comes from the coding sequence ATGGCGCCGACCGAGTCCAGCCTGACCGAGCTGACCGACAACCCACGATATCAGCGGCTTGTGCGTAGGCGCGGAAGGCTCGGCTGGATACTCACGGCGCTGATGCTCGTCACCTATTTCGGCTTCATCCTGCTGGTCGCCTTTGCCAAGCCGTTGCTCGCGCAGCCGATCGCGGGCGGCGCCACCACGCTTGGCATACCATTGGGGTTGGGCGTGATCCTCGTCGCGCTCGCACTCACCGGCTTCTATGTCCGGCGCGCCAATACCGAATTCGACCCCGAAGTGGCGGCGCTCGGTCGCGAGGTTCGACCATGA
- a CDS encoding cation acetate symporter, producing MSGATNWPAIAMFAAFVAITLAITRWAARRTRTAADFYAAGGGITGFQNGLAIAGDFMSAASFLGISAQIYADGYDGLIYSIGFLVGWPIVLFLIAERLRNLGRYTFADVASFRFAQTPVRCLAAASTLLVVLFYLIAQMVGAGQLIRLLFGLPYPYAVAIVGVMMTLYVLFGGMIATTWVQIVKAVLLLGAASFIAAAVLWRFGFSPEALFARAVEVKTSAALASGASPAEAQAAGRSIMGPGGFIKDPVSAISLGLALMFGTAGLPHILMRFFTVPDAKAARTSVLWATGWIAYFYILTFVIGFGAIVLVATDPSYLEVGGAIRGGGNMAAIHLSHAVGGDLFLGFVSAVAFATILAVVAGLTLSGASAVSHDLYASVFRRGRTDQAAELRVSRATVLVLAAVAIALGIVFEKQNVAFMVSLAFALAASANFPVLIMSLLWRDCTTKGVVAGGSVGLTLALGLTILSPAVWVAVLGNAQAVFPYGSPALFSMPAAFLTIWLVSLLDRSGRAAVDRGGYLAQRIRSETGIGAEKASAH from the coding sequence ATGAGCGGCGCGACCAACTGGCCCGCCATCGCCATGTTCGCCGCTTTCGTGGCGATCACCTTGGCAATCACGCGTTGGGCCGCCCGCCGCACGCGGACGGCCGCCGATTTCTACGCCGCAGGCGGCGGCATCACCGGCTTCCAGAACGGCCTCGCCATTGCCGGAGACTTCATGTCCGCGGCGTCCTTCCTGGGGATCTCCGCGCAGATCTATGCCGATGGCTATGACGGCCTGATATACTCGATCGGCTTTCTGGTGGGTTGGCCCATCGTGCTGTTCCTGATCGCCGAACGACTGCGCAACCTCGGCCGCTACACCTTTGCCGATGTGGCATCCTTCCGGTTCGCGCAAACTCCGGTCCGCTGTCTGGCCGCCGCATCGACCCTGCTCGTGGTGCTGTTCTACCTCATTGCTCAGATGGTCGGCGCCGGGCAGCTCATCCGGCTGCTGTTCGGACTACCCTATCCCTATGCGGTGGCGATCGTCGGCGTCATGATGACGCTCTACGTCCTCTTCGGCGGAATGATCGCCACCACCTGGGTACAGATCGTCAAGGCGGTCCTGCTGCTAGGAGCGGCGAGCTTCATCGCCGCCGCCGTGTTGTGGCGCTTCGGCTTCTCGCCCGAGGCACTGTTCGCCCGCGCCGTAGAAGTGAAGACCTCGGCGGCGCTAGCCTCCGGCGCATCCCCGGCGGAGGCACAAGCGGCAGGCCGCAGCATCATGGGTCCGGGCGGCTTCATCAAGGATCCGGTGTCCGCGATCTCGCTCGGCCTCGCACTGATGTTCGGCACCGCGGGGCTGCCCCACATCCTCATGCGCTTCTTCACCGTGCCCGACGCAAAGGCTGCCCGGACCTCGGTGCTCTGGGCGACGGGCTGGATCGCCTATTTCTACATCCTCACCTTCGTGATCGGCTTCGGCGCAATCGTGCTGGTGGCAACGGACCCGTCCTATCTGGAAGTGGGCGGCGCGATCCGTGGCGGAGGGAACATGGCCGCGATCCATCTCAGCCACGCAGTCGGCGGTGATCTCTTCCTCGGCTTCGTCTCGGCGGTCGCGTTCGCGACGATCTTGGCGGTTGTGGCCGGCCTCACTCTGTCCGGCGCATCGGCGGTGAGCCATGACCTGTATGCCAGCGTCTTCCGCCGCGGCCGCACCGATCAGGCGGCGGAGCTTCGAGTGTCGCGCGCGACCGTGCTCGTGCTTGCGGCCGTGGCGATTGCCTTGGGGATCGTGTTCGAAAAGCAGAACGTCGCCTTCATGGTGTCGCTCGCCTTTGCGCTGGCCGCATCCGCCAACTTCCCGGTGCTGATCATGTCGCTGCTTTGGCGAGATTGCACCACCAAGGGAGTCGTGGCAGGCGGAAGCGTCGGGCTGACGCTCGCACTGGGGCTGACGATCCTGTCGCCGGCGGTGTGGGTTGCCGTGCTGGGCAATGCTCAGGCTGTTTTCCCTTATGGTTCGCCGGCGCTCTTCTCGATGCCGGCCGCTTTCCTGACGATTTGGCTCGTGTCGCTGCTGGACAGGAGCGGACGCGCGGCGGTCGATCGCGGCGGATACCTCGCGCAGCGCATTCGGTCGGAAACCGGAATAGGCGCGGAGAAGGCCAGCGCCCACTAG
- the secE gene encoding preprotein translocase subunit SecE, with protein sequence MAKTSPVEFVKQVQAETKKIVWPSRRETVMTGVMVMIMTTMLGAFFFGVDAMFDAIVRFLLSLAK encoded by the coding sequence GTGGCCAAGACCAGTCCCGTCGAATTCGTGAAGCAGGTCCAGGCCGAGACCAAGAAGATCGTGTGGCCATCGCGTCGCGAGACGGTGATGACCGGCGTCATGGTCATGATTATGACCACGATGCTCGGCGCGTTCTTCTTCGGCGTCGACGCCATGTTCGACGCGATCGTGCGCTTCCTCCTCAGCCTCGCGAAATAA
- the nusG gene encoding transcription termination/antitermination protein NusG, with translation MSRWYIIHAYSGFEGKVRDQIMADATRLGLDRLVDAVEVPTETVTEVRRGKKVQSERKFFPGYVLAKLEMNDDVYHLVKNTPKVTGFLGSSGKPQPISEAEAARILNTKDEAAAAAPKAKLKVDYDIGDTVRVISGNFATFSGVVEELDYDKSRAKVSISIFGRATPLELGFEDVERVK, from the coding sequence ATGTCGCGCTGGTACATCATTCACGCTTATTCGGGTTTCGAAGGCAAGGTTCGCGACCAGATCATGGCCGACGCCACGCGCCTCGGCCTGGACCGGCTGGTCGATGCGGTCGAGGTTCCGACCGAGACCGTCACCGAGGTTCGCCGCGGCAAGAAGGTGCAATCGGAACGCAAGTTCTTCCCGGGCTATGTGCTCGCAAAGCTCGAGATGAACGACGACGTCTATCACCTCGTGAAGAACACACCCAAGGTGACGGGCTTCCTTGGTTCCTCGGGCAAGCCGCAGCCGATCAGCGAGGCCGAAGCCGCGCGCATCCTGAACACCAAGGATGAGGCCGCAGCCGCTGCGCCCAAGGCGAAGCTCAAGGTCGATTACGACATTGGCGACACCGTCCGCGTCATCTCGGGCAACTTCGCGACCTTCTCGGGCGTCGTCGAGGAACTCGACTACGACAAGAGCCGTGCAAAGGTGTCGATCTCGATCTTCGGCCGCGCGACTCCGTTGGAACTCGGCTTCGAAGACGTCGAGCGCGTGAAGTAA
- the rplA gene encoding 50S ribosomal protein L1, producing MSKLTKKQKTWAIDSEKLHGVDEAIALVKSNATSKFDETVEVALNLGVDPRHADQMVRGVVTLPKGTGKTVRVGVFARGAKAEEATAAGADVVGAEDLMEAIQGGKIDFDRCIATPDMMGLVGRLGKVLGPKGLMPNPKLGTVTMNVAAAVEAAKGGQVEYRVEKAGIIHSGIGKASFPAEDLRANFDALVDAVVKAKPTGAKGKYLKKVALSSSMGPGVKVDTAEVAAV from the coding sequence ATGAGCAAGCTGACCAAGAAGCAGAAGACCTGGGCGATCGACAGCGAGAAGCTGCACGGCGTCGATGAAGCGATCGCGCTGGTGAAGTCCAACGCAACCAGCAAGTTCGACGAGACCGTCGAAGTCGCGCTGAACCTGGGCGTCGATCCGCGCCACGCCGACCAGATGGTCCGCGGCGTGGTGACCCTGCCCAAGGGCACCGGCAAGACCGTTCGCGTCGGCGTGTTTGCCCGCGGCGCGAAGGCCGAGGAAGCCACGGCTGCCGGCGCGGACGTCGTCGGTGCCGAGGACCTGATGGAAGCCATCCAGGGCGGCAAGATCGACTTCGATCGCTGCATCGCCACCCCGGACATGATGGGCCTCGTCGGCCGCCTCGGTAAGGTTCTGGGTCCCAAGGGCCTGATGCCGAACCCGAAGCTCGGCACCGTGACCATGAACGTCGCTGCCGCCGTCGAAGCCGCCAAGGGCGGTCAGGTCGAGTACCGCGTCGAAAAGGCCGGCATCATCCACTCCGGCATCGGCAAGGCATCGTTCCCGGCTGAGGACCTGCGCGCGAACTTTGACGCTCTGGTTGACGCCGTGGTCAAGGCCAAGCCGACCGGCGCCAAGGGCAAGTACCTCAAGAAGGTCGCGCTCTCGTCGTCGATGGGCCCGGGCGTGAAGGTCGACACGGCGGAAGTCGCCGCGGTCTGA
- a CDS encoding putative bifunctional diguanylate cyclase/phosphodiesterase produces the protein MTSQISSQFARPHIDARALLGLRDPADTTNWGPIRAAQLHAGSQLALFMLAANLVGAALITLLLAPLVPLWQLATWSALVAAVSCTVTFRRLSKRNRDAVTAELKEVRDTFYEGAALGLIWAVLPIAYGYRADAQAALGLWIILSLIMTASAVAMAALPLATITFVSSIGVAISVTLLRIASPVLAAAAALFTVLLVMATLVRGKSLVVIRANEIALAERDETVSLLLREFEESGSDWLWEIDAQRRIARANPRFAVSLGVDPITMNGMPFLQLLAGPTWEAGNFSAGLRALAEKLKSREAFRDLLLPVFVDGEERWWQMSASPRFDERGAFCGFRGVGSDVTEQRQSTDKINKMARFDTLTGLPNRLLINETLQRAMQEAEKWGSRCAFMMIDLDRFKAVNDTLGHPVGDRLLGRVSERLQTLVNENEMIGRLGGDEFAVVVRDATDTARTERLAHTIIDVLSRPYEVDQHTLYIGASVGVAIGPRDGRSAEMLIRSADLALYRSKDAGGGVYHAYEPQLHVVAEERRVLEIALRAALENGEMHLNYQPVVNAASGQLTGFEALLRWTHPELGNISPAKFVPLAEEARLIAPIGEWVLRTACDEAARWDLPVRVAVNVSPEQLHNPAFVSVVAQALAQSGLPPERLELEVTESVFMREGTQALQVLERILDLGVRLSLDDFGTGYSSLGYLAHTRFSSIKIDRSFVQGASRGTKEAIAIIRAVVALADSLGMATTAEGVETEEEHHMVQQLGCSKVQGYYFGRPLPVQEARVLAMRQVGGSVAA, from the coding sequence GTGACTAGCCAGATCTCCTCCCAGTTCGCCCGGCCGCATATCGACGCGCGCGCCTTGCTCGGCCTCCGCGACCCGGCCGACACGACCAATTGGGGGCCGATCCGGGCCGCCCAGCTGCATGCCGGCAGCCAGCTTGCACTGTTTATGCTCGCTGCCAATCTGGTCGGTGCCGCGCTGATTACCCTGCTGCTCGCGCCGCTCGTCCCGCTGTGGCAGCTCGCCACTTGGTCCGCGCTGGTTGCAGCGGTCAGTTGCACCGTGACGTTTCGCCGTCTGTCCAAACGGAACCGCGACGCCGTCACCGCTGAGCTCAAGGAAGTTCGCGACACCTTCTACGAAGGCGCGGCGCTCGGGCTGATCTGGGCCGTCCTCCCCATCGCCTATGGCTACCGGGCCGATGCGCAGGCCGCACTGGGCCTGTGGATCATCCTGTCCCTGATCATGACCGCGTCGGCGGTGGCCATGGCGGCGCTTCCTCTGGCCACCATCACCTTCGTGTCGAGCATCGGGGTGGCGATCAGCGTCACGCTGCTGCGGATCGCTTCGCCCGTGCTGGCTGCTGCTGCTGCGTTGTTCACGGTGCTGCTCGTCATGGCCACACTGGTCCGCGGGAAATCGCTGGTCGTGATCCGGGCGAACGAGATCGCCTTGGCAGAGCGCGACGAGACCGTCAGCCTGCTGCTGCGCGAATTCGAGGAAAGCGGATCGGACTGGCTCTGGGAAATCGACGCCCAGCGCCGGATCGCCCGGGCCAATCCGCGTTTCGCGGTGTCGCTCGGGGTCGATCCGATCACCATGAACGGCATGCCCTTCCTCCAGCTCCTGGCCGGCCCGACCTGGGAAGCCGGCAACTTCTCCGCCGGCCTGCGCGCGCTCGCAGAGAAGCTCAAGAGCCGCGAAGCGTTCCGCGATCTCCTGCTACCCGTCTTCGTCGACGGCGAAGAGCGCTGGTGGCAGATGTCGGCCTCGCCGCGTTTCGATGAACGCGGCGCGTTCTGCGGATTTCGCGGAGTCGGCTCGGATGTCACCGAGCAGCGCCAATCGACCGACAAGATCAACAAGATGGCGCGGTTCGACACGCTCACCGGCCTGCCCAACCGCCTGCTGATCAATGAAACGCTGCAGCGCGCGATGCAGGAAGCGGAGAAATGGGGCTCGCGCTGCGCGTTCATGATGATCGATCTGGATCGCTTCAAGGCCGTCAACGACACGCTGGGCCACCCTGTCGGCGACCGGCTGCTCGGGCGCGTTTCCGAACGGCTACAGACGCTGGTGAATGAGAACGAGATGATCGGTCGCCTCGGCGGCGACGAGTTCGCGGTGGTCGTTCGCGACGCCACGGACACCGCCCGTACCGAGCGGCTCGCCCACACCATCATCGACGTCCTTTCGCGCCCATATGAAGTCGATCAGCACACGCTTTACATCGGAGCATCGGTGGGCGTCGCGATCGGACCGCGCGACGGCCGCAGCGCCGAGATGCTGATCCGGTCGGCCGATCTTGCACTCTACCGCTCCAAGGACGCGGGCGGCGGCGTATATCATGCCTATGAGCCGCAGCTGCACGTCGTCGCCGAGGAACGGCGCGTGCTGGAGATCGCGCTTCGCGCCGCGCTCGAGAATGGCGAGATGCATCTCAATTATCAGCCGGTGGTGAACGCCGCGAGCGGCCAACTCACCGGCTTCGAGGCGCTGCTGCGCTGGACCCATCCCGAACTCGGCAACATCTCTCCGGCCAAGTTCGTACCGCTGGCAGAGGAAGCACGGCTGATCGCGCCGATCGGCGAATGGGTGCTGCGCACCGCCTGCGACGAGGCGGCGCGCTGGGACCTGCCCGTCCGAGTCGCGGTCAATGTCAGCCCCGAACAACTGCACAACCCGGCCTTCGTATCGGTCGTGGCGCAGGCACTCGCCCAATCCGGGCTGCCGCCGGAGCGGCTCGAACTCGAAGTGACCGAAAGCGTATTCATGCGCGAAGGCACGCAGGCGCTTCAGGTGCTCGAACGCATTCTCGATCTGGGCGTCCGCCTCAGTCTCGATGATTTCGGAACCGGCTATTCGTCGCTCGGCTATCTCGCGCACACTCGGTTCAGCTCGATCAAGATCGACCGCAGCTTCGTTCAGGGTGCTTCCAGGGGAACCAAGGAAGCCATCGCCATCATCCGCGCGGTGGTCGCACTCGCCGACAGCCTCGGCATGGCTACCACGGCCGAGGGCGTCGAGACGGAGGAGGAGCACCACATGGTCCAGCAGCTCGGCTGCTCGAAGGTGCAAGGCTATTATTTCGGGCGCCCGCTCCCTGTCCAGGAGGCCCGCGTTCTGGCGATGCGGCAAGTCGGCGGCAGCGTGGCTGCATGA